CTTTTAATTGTACTGTACCTTATAAAATTAGTAACATAATGTTACCTAAAATAGTGTATCAAACAAAAGGAAATTTGCTTATCGGTAAAACTGCACTTCATAGTTATTGTTTGATACACTATTTTACGTTTTAACTAACATTATGTTACTAATTTTATATACTAAGTTACAGTTGAATTAAAAGTTTAATCCACCTGCTAGTCCCATTTTTTAAACATTTGCAGTTTTCCCAGCGGCGAATTACTTGGATGGTGGTTTTTATATGTTgtgttaaaaatttaaatattaattggtGGATAGCGACGAGTAAGTAGTATGTttgaaaattagtaaaatactagtaatattagATTAGATGgtgtttagagcatctccaatgctggcggacgtcaaatagccgtcaaatagccttcacactgccacatcatcagcactacaattctcctgccacatcagcttgccacatcaactggacatcaaatagccatcaaatagccttcacactacctatccacatcactaataacaattatataatttaatttacaattgtatcaacatacataatttaatttacgagacaaatacggaaaattcgaataataatattaaaatttaaaaagtacattacttttaaaaaaaagtacaacaatttaaaaaaattacaaaaagtaaaaagtacattaatttaaaaaagtaaaacaaaatcactcatcgccgccgtcctcgtctccgtcgtcgcccaacgcttcttcactgccgtcgccgtcgcctccggccccggatttcggcgcggggctgcgacgactcgccgaccttcttcgccttgcccttcttcttaccccgccctactccctggctttgaatgagagtttcagaaacgtcgttaatatcaaaacccaagtccgctaaggagaaggtctccgaatactgtgcatccgttggggtcgatgtgtgcgaagaaccggtggaaaaatcaaaagtcggccgataggcgttgtcccccccgtgcgtcgcctgcgactgtggaatcatatgttgcgccggtggcatcatctgctgcgccggtggctgcatgccgggtgcccaccccggcatcatctgcatagggggctgcatgccgggtgcccaccccggaatcatctgctgccacgggtacacgttgtagtacccgctcattggaggccaaccacctcccccaggagccggggaagtatgggaccctgccccgggagtcgggggcgtctgagaccctacaccgggagccgggggagtctgagaccatcccccgggattaactggagtaccttcgtagttgttctccattgctcgttattgatcttgtacagaaagtaaggtagagagagagtactcgttaaaacaagtggtgcgaatgaaaatgaggttcaacgcgcgtatatattgtgttttgcgaaaaaaaaaaaaaaatatttaaatccgacgccggtttggcgccgatccgggagccacaatggcgcccgtgaggatcggcgtgggaaccggcgtcagcgcgggaatcggcatggcgacgccgattttgacgccgatttcgcccacgccggttccaatggttcggcgtcaaaccggcgtgggcgaaaaatcggcgctccggtggtgacgccgaccattggagatgctcttaaggaAGCAAGGTTTACATTTTTCCACCGTGAAGTTCAATTTAATGTGTTTTCATACTTTCCATCCCTATTTTCTAAAGTTTGTTACTCCTCCATGGTTCTCTCGATGGCCGTCGACGTCTCCATCCACTCCACGTGTCCACCTTCGCCGCACGATATATGTATTGTCTCCATCATTCAACTGTCTAATTATATACTTCGTCAATAGAACACTTCGTCAATAGAACAGAGTAAAGAATAAATGCTATGGGACCCACAAGCCAAACACTcaagtattactccctccgtcccgtgttacTCGCACGtttacttttcggcacggagattaaggaatgagtgtatagcaaagtcaacaatttcggctgtaggtgataatttttactcaaaatggaaatagtgcaaataacttgggacgctcagaaaggaaataagtgcaagtaacacgggacggagggagtactatttaattaaaattgtaaaatgacTACGTGTAACGagaattattattcaaattataaaacacttaagtttttattattataaaaaaattgtagtTCAATAACAATTCTATATCGAGCCACGTAGTCATTTGAACACCAGGTTTCAAATAAAATGTTAATGAGACGGACTAAATGAAGACAGTGATTTTAGGATCTTACGGTAATACGGCTTGACTATCACCACATGCGTATGcacaaaaatattatatttgaaAAATCCTTGCCATTTTCTTTTGACAAATGCACGTTCTATATTTCATTCTGCGCGAAAGTATACTATGAAAATGTTGGAATTGTACTTGGTCAAATggtttttgactaataataaatgttacaagacatttaattttatgaaattaaatgcaatagcgtcgatctacgttccgagtagatgaccgtagtatattcattttctcaaatccgattcccggtgagtgagaaataatatattaaatttggtcacaataaagctaagaaatgagctatgtgaagagactaagggattaattaactaagtgttaattatctcacatCGGGATGATTAACTTCtctgatgaagtatttaatcagatgaattatcatgtgtaataaatatcatggaataagacgggtgaaaGAGCTCACACGCGTGCACCTGGCGTCGGGTGCcatgtgccttgtgccttggcaattggtctttgggctgttcttggagctggtcgttggaGCGTGGTTcgtgccccgcttgttctttttagaccaccccaaactccacgctatcccgacgggtcctggtccccgtcatggtcccgctggaccccgactcacaacgggagtcaaaaggtccccgttggaccccgacgcataatgGGAGACataaggtccccgctggaccccgacgcacaacgggagtccaaaggtccccgctggaccccgactcataatgggagacaaaaggtccccgacggtccatggtgtatcccgtcgtgtagcatgtccaggtgtgtcgtgtctcttcagctcccactggctagtgcaccagttaGTAACCCCCGgtggttacagtcaagccatcatggcacacatagtggctgttgactccatcaatatcctgcaggtggacttggcctataaataggcagtcaCTCCATGCATTGTAGAGACCATTAGACACACAACAcatttgcatagctctctccctctctctgcattgtcttcccgtcgaagctctgccctcgccatcATCTAGTTCGTCGGTGCTTGTTCCGTctgcggtgctgcaacgaacaagacgaagccgttttatctttggggacgacacgccaaactgagagcactaccggggcgtatctcgtcttgcggaaagaggactcctcgactcggcttacaacTTATTTTCGGTTTATTGTTCCGAATTCTTCTTTGTATTTCAATTTAGTTTATTTCAgtttaatttctccattcttcattgggttgtattgcCCGGTTAGTGTATCCGTGTATGACAGTTAATCAACTTTCCAACCAAGAGAAAAATCTCAATAGTTTTGATGGATGGAGACATATCTCAATAGTTTTGATGGATGGAGACATATGGTGTGGTGGCCAATGTGAATGGATCGAGAGAACCATGACGGACAACAAAATTAACAAAGGATCTAGATGGACATTTTCTTCGCATGTTGAATTGGAAATTTGGATTCAAGTTCGGTTGCCATATATATCCTTCCCCGCCTCTAGAAATCCACATCGTTTTAGTTTTAGTACATCATAAACTACTACTCTCCTTTTGTTTCTCATCTCGAGCACATTTCCCCAGTTCTCACAGTcaactcctcctcctcctcctccgatcATCTCACCTCTCCTCCCAAGAAATCACCGCAAAGTCCTCCTTTGACGCCGATCATCACAGCTCTCCCACGCAGCCTACCGCCGCACGCCGTCACCAATTCCTCCTCCGCCGCGATCATCACAGCAGCCCAAAGCAAGCAGTCGCCTCATGAAGCCGTCAattcctcctccgccgccgatcATCACACCTCACCAGCCAATTCCCGTCATGGCTGAAGAATTTGTTTCTGCATTTGCCGATGTGCAGAAGGACGATTCGAATAATGAGAAATTGGTGGATATTGTCCGCAGCCACTATGAGAACAGCCTCATCTCCCTCGCGTTCTGCTCAACTCTCCAACGCCGTCTCAACACTGATCCTCCTTCCCTCTTCCACAAATCCTTCCTTGATAATATATCCCGTATCGTTGCAGACCACTCCACGATAGAGACTACGCTTAAACCGATGCACGATGGCTTCGTCAAGGACCTCGATAGCATCGATTTCTCCCAGAAGGTGTCTGCTGTTTTCTTCGTCGCAGCGGTCATAATCTTCACGGCCGCGAGTGCGATTGCTACTGCGAACGCCAATCCCAAGTGGGCATGGGCGGCAGTGGCTGGGGTCGCGACGGCTGCCCCCACGGCCTCCATCGTGTTTGGAGCGCTCGGAAAATGGCGCCATTCAGTACTCAACAAGAGTGAGACTGCAGTAAAGAAACAAAGGGAGATCACCACACGTATGATTAAGGCCGCCGATTACGGCATAAAAGATCTGAAATCCATCGAAATGGTAGCGAAAAAGCTGGAGTCCTCTTACAGCAAAAGGAGATCTGAAGAATTACTACAAAAAGTTAAAAACTACAATGATGAGATCAAGTGGGTTAAACAAAAAGTGCTTGATATTATTATCAAGCCCTAACACTAATTCATttgatagtactccctccatcccaaattAAAGTGATAAAAAGTACAAGTACCTTAGATTTGAATTTGTAATCTGTGTTTGAAATGTACCTTGAATTATTCCTTTTTCTGAAGTCAGGACAATGGATGTCGGACTGATGTACCTTTCTTCTTTAAGTCGGATATTGGGTGGCTGACTATATACACATTATTGAATTTACAGCACAAAGGGATTGGATGCGCGGAATGTGCTAAAACAACCCAATTTCCTTGTACACACATTCTTGAATTTACAATCTGGTCTTGATTTTTACAATTCAACATCTTCAAGATTTACAATGCACTGGTGTCAATATAACTGCCTGCCTGTGATTTTATACCTTTCCCTGGTACTACAATATTTTTGTAGGAAACGTGTTTTCATTTGGAATGAGCATTTCTTCCCCGACCCATGGTAGCCATTCCTCGTCTTCTAAATCTTATTCGTTAACAAAATTACCCTTCTATAGTCTCTAATTTTAAGATATCAACATCAGATTTTGGGCATCTCCTCCCAGTCCAAGTGTAGAAATGCAGCCAAAGCATCGACTGCTTGCTTTGCTTTCTCAATTTCTCATCGGGGTCAACGCCTACTTATTTCAATGCATCGACAACCTTGTCATCTAAAAAAACTAATGGATTGAGTAAATAACACAATAGACATGACAATATCAATCACTGTATCAACAAACATCATGAACAGCTCTAGATCACACTGATTTGAGCATTCTCCTTAAAAACACTTGAACTTTCAAAAAAGCCTAGGGAGGAGGATTCAAAAAAGCTTGAACATCATCTCCAGATATAGTATACGCCGATTCTGAATCGGAATCACAGAATTCCTCATCTTCCCTAGATGAATCGCAAGTATGAAATGTTGACTTTTGTAAGAAATGTATGCCCTTCTTATATTTATCTATGGCTAATTGTGCTTTttaataattgataattttagCATAATTAAACATAAATTATGTACAATATCAAACTTTGATGCTTCGtgaaaaattaagtaaattatttttattgaaggAGATAATTGAATAGAGACTATAAAATTTGAGTTTGTTCCTAATCTAATTGCATAGTTTCTTAAATCTTATGAGAAATTCATATTACCTCCATTCTTTAAAAATAGGATTAATTCTATTTTGGTCTATCCCTCAAAATTATAAACTCTTTATTCtagaaaaataattttctaTTCTATAAAAAAGTGAggctcattctctactaacaatactaaCAATATTTcgatcaatttttttatttcaacaactCCTAATTATGTTCTTTAAAATCCTATGTTGCATCCAGTCCTTGTCTAGTGGGTCCCATAGCTTCATTCTTTGCTGCATTTTGTGACAATTAGACTATCCTCATcggtaaaaaaaaaagactatCCTCATCGTAACCCTTATTCAACCCAACCGCAATCAACTTTTTagtaaaatattcatttatctTACATCCACATACACAACCCCCaacttattataatttttacttCCATCAATGACCTCAACCCAACCCACCTAAttaactattttctttttatatattttaaattaatatcagatttataattaatttaaatttacaaaatatacaaaaataaaagttaaaGAAAATTTAGTTTATGTCTGAATATATTTAATGGggcatatatataaattaaataaatattaaactaaaaaataattataacataTAGAtacaacaatttaaatataaaaaagttaatgaaCAACAAGTAATATGTTGACATGTGGTATGACCCTTACTTTTGTTTGGGGTATGACATGTGTATGACCCGTGGGGtcaaaaaatttatttcattttacaattatttttattattatttttttcttttgtatgtGACCGATAGGGTCACCGATGTATATAGTTGTTTGGGGgttttatataattaactgATCCTAATTAAGTTTTGCCTCCTGTGTTTGATTTCCTCAACACCTAATTAAGTTCTACCTCCGTCCCATCCTTGTCTTGTGGGTCCAATAACTTCATCCTTTGCTGCATTTTGTGAAGACTTCCTAATAAAGTTACCTCCTGGGTTTTATTTCAACAACTCCTGGTCCATTCCTCTCCCACTATTGCAACGGTGTATCTATGTGGGAAAGatactttcttttctttttatatgtATAATAAATTAGCTTCAATAAGATTCTTTTCAAGATGTGCTACTCACTTAGCAACAGGGAAATGATTCTACTATGATAAACGtcctgaaatgaaaaaatgattgtAATACTACGGAACAGAGGAAGTAGAAAATAAATGGCACTTTTAGCTTAGGTAACTAGGATTAGTTTTGTTTAAATAAATTACTACGGAGTACTagtttatttcattatttagttCTCTATTTAAATATCATTTAAATTCTAATTTCTACTTATTCCATTTGACATACTAACTTAAATTCATGGAGTAATATACATCATATCTtagatttataaaaaaatagttcaaatacatttttcaattattactatttttaataTCTATTTCCTGATTCATGGATTTCTTACCTGAAACAGTGAATTCCGTGTAGGTTCATTTTTAGGATGTTACAAAAAGTTTTGAGAGAAATAAGATAAATGCTATTAAAATATCAAACCttaaacattaaaattaatGGTCAATTTTATTAAGAGTTCAGCCATATTACATGGGATACTAATCCAAATCCGATCTTTGTCTCACATAAAAAATTACTCTTTGCTactaaattttagaattttatattatatagaaAACTGTAATGTCGGGAGCAATTTTTGAGGGATTATTTTAGAGAGATTTTCCTTATATATTTATGTACGGAGTATTATTTGGTCACATATCAATGTATTTAATCAAGATTATCTGACTatctaatatttttttatttcacacgtattaatatataattttttaaggaAATATAATATGCCGTGTATAGCATGGGtgaaatactaatattatattaaaaaaataacattaaaactTTTAAAATAAAGAGTGAACGGCAtaaaatggccataactttTCGCCTTGTAACAGCAGAGACCcctaatatttaaaaatctcatcacatgtatctaacaaaatatataatcacaaaccgTGTTTTTTAGGACCATAACACCCTCAGGGCTTGAAAGGGCAAAGTCGCCATTTTGTATGGCCGCCACTGCATCACCTGCTACATGTACTGTTGACGAGACGACGAAAGCAGTTGATGTGACAGAAACATCATGTCTTTTGTCTTTTGAACCCTTCCCACTGTAGACGCCGCTTCAGACGACCTgcattgaaatttccaaaattttgTGAATTGCAAAACACTTAGCCGGTTGTTTCTCTTTCCTATTTCCCTCCAATTCACTTTCACTTCATCATTTTCGTCTGGCATAACCCTATCTCACCACATTTTTCTACTCATTCTCGGAA
This sequence is a window from Salvia splendens isolate huo1 chromosome 14, SspV2, whole genome shotgun sequence. Protein-coding genes within it:
- the LOC121764498 gene encoding putative UPF0496 protein 5, whose protein sequence is MKPSIPPPPPIITPHQPIPVMAEEFVSAFADVQKDDSNNEKLVDIVRSHYENSLISLAFCSTLQRRLNTDPPSLFHKSFLDNISRIVADHSTIETTLKPMHDGFVKDLDSIDFSQKVSAVFFVAAVIIFTAASAIATANANPKWAWAAVAGVATAAPTASIVFGALGKWRHSVLNKSETAVKKQREITTRMIKAADYGIKDLKSIEMVAKKLESSYSKRRSEELLQKVKNYNDEIKWVKQKVLDIIIKP